Proteins encoded together in one Micromonospora kangleipakensis window:
- a CDS encoding MMPL family transporter — MLAVLFGLATDYEVFLLSRVCEEWDKTADNTTAVASGLQHTGRIITAAALLLIIVVAGFATGGMSYIKLIGSA, encoded by the coding sequence ATGCTCGCGGTGCTGTTCGGGCTGGCCACCGACTACGAGGTATTCCTGCTCTCCCGGGTCTGCGAGGAGTGGGACAAGACCGCGGACAACACGACCGCGGTGGCCAGCGGCCTCCAGCACACCGGGCGGATCATCACCGCCGCTGCGTTGCTGTTGATCATCGTGGTGGCCGGCTTCGCCACCGGCGGGATGTCGTACATCAAGCTGATCGGGTCGGCATGA
- a CDS encoding GNAT family N-acetyltransferase, with protein sequence MTIVSTDRLMVRDWTEGEADLDRIYDIYSRDEVMRWLGGGSGRMTDPAQAAERVRSWRDRYAPYRDRYGLWAIEPRATGRVAGSVLLKPLPGRDGVTPTDDIEIGWHLHPDSWGHGYATEAARAVLDREFAGGARQVYAVVMAGNEASTAVARRLGMTHLGVRTDWYGGAELETFVLNRPD encoded by the coding sequence ATGACGATCGTCTCGACCGACCGCCTGATGGTCCGCGACTGGACCGAGGGCGAAGCGGACCTGGACCGGATCTACGACATCTACTCCCGGGACGAGGTGATGCGCTGGCTGGGCGGCGGATCGGGGCGGATGACCGACCCGGCGCAGGCGGCCGAGCGGGTCCGGTCCTGGCGGGACCGGTACGCCCCGTACCGCGACCGGTACGGCCTCTGGGCGATCGAGCCGCGCGCCACCGGCCGGGTGGCGGGCAGCGTGCTGCTCAAGCCGCTGCCGGGCCGTGACGGCGTCACCCCCACCGACGACATCGAGATCGGCTGGCACCTGCACCCCGACTCCTGGGGGCACGGCTACGCCACCGAGGCGGCCCGGGCGGTGCTCGACCGGGAGTTCGCCGGCGGCGCCCGGCAGGTCTACGCGGTGGTGATGGCGGGCAACGAGGCGTCGACGGCGGTGGCCCGCCGGCTCGGCATGACCCATCTCGGCGTCCGCACCGACTGGTACGGCGGCGCCGAACTGGAGACCTTCGTTCTCAACCGTCCCGACTGA
- a CDS encoding Uma2 family endonuclease, whose product MDRTSSARPVAGEHGPRVEVLRGCVVVTPGCGPDRRVVQRELAYRLRQAGRSARVWAYHSVNVISGDDLFIPDLAMLRTTGGGRTAIDISSAVLLGEIVSPADHRSGVIDRRREYAAAEVPFFLRVDLRNRVPALALHELVEGEYQALSAAAAGTTFVMRRPFEFTVDPADLLDEEALVEEPDSGE is encoded by the coding sequence GTGGACCGCACGAGCAGCGCTCGACCTGTTGCCGGAGAACACGGCCCGCGCGTGGAGGTGCTGCGTGGCTGCGTCGTGGTCACGCCCGGATGCGGGCCCGACCGGCGGGTGGTGCAACGGGAGCTTGCCTATCGCCTCCGGCAGGCGGGACGATCGGCTCGCGTGTGGGCTTACCACTCGGTCAATGTCATCTCTGGGGATGATCTCTTTATCCCGGATCTCGCCATGTTGCGCACTACGGGAGGCGGTCGAACGGCGATTGACATCTCATCGGCGGTCCTGCTCGGCGAGATCGTGTCGCCGGCCGACCACCGCAGCGGTGTGATCGACCGGCGTCGCGAGTACGCCGCGGCCGAGGTTCCCTTCTTCCTCCGGGTCGACCTGCGTAACCGGGTTCCTGCGCTGGCCCTCCACGAGCTGGTCGAGGGGGAGTACCAGGCGCTCTCCGCCGCAGCCGCCGGCACCACCTTCGTCATGCGGCGGCCGTTCGAGTTCACGGTCGACCCGGCCGATCTGCTCGACGAGGAGGCGCTGGTGGAGGAACCGGACAGCGGGGAGTGA
- a CDS encoding TMEM175 family protein has product MARGASRVEAISDGIFAVVLTVMAVELLQYGPARAAGKELPDALTQAWPSYLAYVITFAIVGHIWLAHHNMWRYVVRVDQTLLVFNLLLLLFVAAIPFSADLLSDNLRSGVTEQRLTAVIYVGTLLGEDLFFNLSWWWARRRRLLHPDLDPRLARAVARRLMLRPLLYLVAFAFVSVDPILSLVLYLAFVGLYLIRGPGNLPRSSNAE; this is encoded by the coding sequence ATGGCCCGGGGCGCCTCCCGGGTGGAGGCGATCAGCGACGGGATCTTCGCGGTCGTGCTGACGGTGATGGCCGTCGAGCTGCTCCAGTACGGCCCCGCCCGGGCGGCCGGGAAGGAGCTTCCCGACGCCCTCACCCAGGCCTGGCCGTCCTACCTGGCGTACGTGATCACCTTCGCGATCGTCGGCCACATCTGGCTCGCCCACCACAACATGTGGCGGTACGTGGTCCGGGTCGACCAGACGCTGCTGGTGTTCAACCTGCTCCTGCTGCTCTTCGTCGCCGCGATCCCGTTCAGCGCCGACCTGCTCTCGGACAACCTGCGCAGTGGCGTGACCGAGCAGCGGCTGACCGCTGTCATCTACGTCGGCACCCTGCTGGGTGAGGACCTCTTCTTCAACCTGAGCTGGTGGTGGGCGCGCCGGCGCCGGCTGCTCCACCCCGACCTGGATCCGCGGCTGGCCCGGGCGGTCGCGCGGCGTTTGATGCTGCGCCCACTGCTCTACCTGGTCGCCTTCGCGTTCGTCTCCGTCGACCCGATCCTCAGCCTTGTCCTCTACCTCGCGTTCGTCGGCCTCTACCTCATCCGCGGCCCCGGCAACCTCCCCAGGTCCTCCAACGCGGAATAG
- a CDS encoding transposase gives MFLPTYASRLNWIEAEFAAVRYFALNGTDHRSHAEQDAAIGDYIRWRNHRAKPKSGFATGSKIRHPDYPFKAA, from the coding sequence GTGTTCCTGCCGACCTACGCGTCCCGGCTGAACTGGATCGAAGCCGAGTTCGCCGCGGTGCGCTACTTCGCGCTCAACGGCACCGACCACCGCAGCCACGCCGAGCAGGACGCCGCCATCGGCGACTACATCCGCTGGCGCAACCACCGCGCCAAACCGAAATCCGGATTCGCCACCGGATCCAAAATCCGCCACCCGGATTACCCGTTCAAGGCTGCATGA
- a CDS encoding GcvT family protein, with protein MTLPTPPKSGPAPSGVPDRARVVVVGGGIIGTSVAYHLAHLGWTDVVLLERDQLTSGTTWHAAGLMVTFGSTSETSTEMRRYTRDLYARLEAETGLATGLKQVGFIELATEPGRLEEYRRVSAFNRYCGVDVHEISPGEVKKLFPLARTDDLLAGFYVPQDGRANPVDVTMSLAKGARMKGVKILEGVPATGVLRRGGAVTGVRTPYGDIEAEYVVNCAGMWARQLGAAAGVNIPLQAAEHYYLITEPVEGVDGSLPVLEDPASYGYFREEGGGLMLGLFETVCAPWKIEGIPDNFSFGELPPDWDRMAPYLEKAMERIPVSMEVGVRKFFCGPESFTPDLQPIVGEAPELKNYFVAAGLNSIGILTGGGIGRALAHWIVDGRPDIDVTGINIDRLHAYQSNPEYRATRTVESLGMVYQCHYPGRSMQTARNAKLSPLHHRLVEQRAYFKDVSGWEGADWYAPEGVEPKVDALSWGRQNWFPYWEAEHRAAREGVILMDMSFMSKFLVQGRDAGRELERISANRVDGEAGVITYTQWLNEGGTLEADLTVTKLGDDRFWVVASDTAHRHVEARMRRHFGDAHAFVTDVSGGYAQINIQGPRSRELLASVTTQDMSNEAFPFRTAREIDLGFARVLCIRITYLGELGYELYIPAEQAVHVYDRLVEAGRAVGLRHAGLKALSSLRMEKGYRDYGHDIDNTDSVLEAGLGFAVALDKPGGFIGREAVLAKKAEGPLTRRLVQVLVTDPEPLMFHAEVVRRNGTPVGYIRAASYGFSLGGAVGLAMVDARQPLDQAWIDSGKWTVEIGASTYPAVVSLRPLYDPANKRIKM; from the coding sequence ATGACCCTGCCGACACCGCCCAAGAGCGGCCCCGCGCCGAGCGGCGTCCCAGATCGTGCGCGCGTCGTCGTGGTGGGCGGCGGGATCATCGGGACCTCCGTCGCGTACCACCTCGCCCACCTCGGGTGGACCGACGTGGTGCTGCTCGAACGCGACCAACTGACGTCCGGCACCACATGGCACGCGGCCGGGCTGATGGTCACGTTCGGCTCGACGTCCGAGACCTCCACAGAGATGCGCAGGTACACCCGCGACCTGTACGCCCGACTCGAGGCCGAGACCGGGCTCGCCACCGGGTTGAAGCAAGTCGGCTTCATCGAACTCGCGACCGAACCGGGCCGCCTGGAGGAATACCGCCGCGTCTCGGCGTTCAACCGGTACTGCGGAGTCGACGTTCACGAGATCTCGCCGGGCGAGGTCAAGAAGCTGTTCCCCCTCGCCCGCACGGACGACCTGCTCGCCGGCTTCTACGTGCCGCAGGACGGCCGGGCGAACCCTGTGGACGTCACGATGTCGCTCGCCAAGGGCGCCCGGATGAAGGGGGTGAAGATCTTGGAGGGCGTCCCGGCTACGGGCGTGCTGCGGCGGGGCGGCGCGGTGACAGGCGTACGGACACCGTACGGCGACATCGAGGCCGAGTACGTCGTCAACTGCGCGGGCATGTGGGCCCGCCAGCTCGGCGCGGCTGCGGGCGTGAACATCCCGCTGCAGGCGGCCGAGCACTACTACCTGATCACCGAGCCCGTCGAGGGCGTCGACGGATCCCTGCCCGTACTCGAAGACCCGGCGTCGTACGGCTACTTCCGCGAGGAGGGCGGCGGGCTGATGCTCGGGCTCTTCGAGACCGTCTGCGCGCCCTGGAAGATCGAGGGCATCCCCGACAACTTCTCGTTCGGGGAGCTACCGCCCGACTGGGACCGGATGGCGCCATACCTGGAAAAGGCGATGGAGCGGATCCCGGTCTCGATGGAGGTGGGCGTCCGCAAGTTCTTCTGCGGGCCCGAGAGCTTCACCCCCGACCTGCAGCCGATCGTCGGCGAGGCGCCCGAGCTGAAGAACTATTTCGTGGCGGCCGGGCTGAACTCCATCGGCATCCTGACGGGGGGCGGGATCGGTCGCGCACTCGCCCACTGGATCGTCGACGGCCGACCGGACATCGACGTCACCGGCATCAACATCGACCGGCTGCACGCCTACCAGAGCAACCCGGAGTACCGGGCGACGCGCACGGTCGAGTCGCTCGGCATGGTCTACCAGTGCCACTACCCGGGCCGCTCGATGCAGACCGCTCGCAATGCGAAGCTCTCCCCGCTGCACCACCGGCTCGTCGAGCAGCGCGCGTACTTCAAGGACGTGAGCGGTTGGGAGGGTGCCGACTGGTACGCGCCCGAGGGTGTCGAGCCGAAGGTCGATGCGCTGTCGTGGGGGCGGCAGAACTGGTTCCCGTACTGGGAGGCCGAGCACCGCGCCGCCCGCGAAGGCGTGATCCTCATGGACATGTCGTTCATGTCGAAGTTCCTCGTGCAGGGACGCGACGCTGGACGCGAACTCGAGCGCATCTCCGCCAACCGCGTCGACGGCGAGGCGGGCGTCATCACCTACACGCAGTGGCTCAACGAGGGCGGGACGCTCGAGGCCGACCTCACGGTTACCAAGCTCGGGGACGACCGGTTCTGGGTCGTTGCCTCGGACACGGCGCACCGGCACGTCGAAGCGAGGATGCGCCGCCACTTCGGGGACGCGCACGCGTTCGTCACCGACGTCTCGGGTGGCTACGCGCAGATCAACATCCAGGGACCGCGCTCGCGGGAACTGCTGGCGTCGGTGACGACGCAGGACATGTCCAACGAGGCGTTCCCGTTCCGCACGGCGCGCGAGATCGACCTCGGGTTCGCCCGCGTGCTCTGCATCCGCATCACCTACCTCGGCGAACTGGGGTATGAGCTCTACATCCCCGCCGAGCAGGCCGTGCACGTCTACGACCGGCTCGTCGAGGCGGGCCGGGCGGTGGGTCTGCGGCATGCCGGGCTCAAGGCGCTGTCGAGTCTGCGGATGGAGAAGGGCTACCGCGACTACGGGCACGACATCGACAACACCGACTCGGTCCTCGAAGCCGGTCTTGGCTTCGCAGTCGCGCTCGACAAGCCGGGCGGCTTCATCGGCCGCGAGGCCGTGCTGGCCAAGAAGGCCGAGGGGCCGCTCACCCGCCGGCTCGTGCAGGTGCTGGTCACCGACCCCGAACCGTTGATGTTCCACGCCGAGGTCGTGCGCCGCAACGGCACGCCGGTCGGCTACATCCGGGCGGCCTCGTACGGCTTCTCGCTCGGTGGGGCGGTCGGCCTCGCGATGGTTGACGCACGCCAGCCGCTCGATCAGGCGTGGATCGATTCCGGCAAGTGGACCGTCGAGATCGGCGCCTCGACCTACCCGGCCGTGGTCTCGCTGCGACCGCTCTACGATCCCGCCAACAAACGGATAAAGATGTGA